From one Astatotilapia calliptera chromosome 10, fAstCal1.2, whole genome shotgun sequence genomic stretch:
- the mpzl1l gene encoding myelin protein zero-like 1 like — translation MESKWPNTIRKRILFTGFTLCVVLVTRPTSAIEIHADPEVIVQNGTTGILRCTFRSSEVVSSATTVTWNFQSSHPDSQYYKSPYVIFYFTSGRGFPGSEEFKDRVQFIGDINKRDVSIQLSPTYFSDNGTFFCDVKNPPDVMGTQARTELRVVLKESYSQNNTTLIVAGVCGALLVLVLIAVAACIVMRVLHNRHDYEGCTSLESVNSQAPQPRKKVESRVEGSRSTSPSGPLQGPVIYAQLDHSGSKNSFHKMEPVVYADIRKN, via the exons TCACAAGACCCACGTCTGCGATCGAGATACACGCTGATCCTGAGGTGATAGTACAGAACGGTACCACGGGGATTCTTCGATGCACCTTTAGGTCCAGCGAAGTGGTCAGCTCGGCCACCACGGTGACCTGGAACTTTCAGTCGAGTCATCCCGACAGTCAGTACTACAAATCTCCATACGTG ATTTTCTACTTTACAAGTGGGAGAGGATTCCCAGGGTCAGAGGAGTTCAAAGACCGCGTGCAGTTTATCGGGGACATCAACAAGAGGGACGTCTCGATACAGCTGAGCCCAACTTATTTCAGCGACAACGGCACGTTTTTCTGTGACGTGAAGAACCCCCCAGATGTGATGGGGACGCAGGCTCGAACCGAGCTCAGGGTCGTGCTGAAAG AGTCTTATTCGCAGAACAACACCACGCTTATAGTTGCAGGAGTTTGTGGTGCTTTATTGGTGCTTGTGCTGATTGCTGTGGCGGCCTGCATTGTCATGAGGGTACTTCACAACCGCCATGATTACGAAGG CTGTACGTCCTTGGAAAGCGTGAACTCTCAGGCTCCGCAGCCTCGAAAGAAGGTGGAGTCCAGAGTGGAGGGCTCCAGATCTACCAGTCCCTCGGGTCCGCTACAG GGCCCGGTGATATACGCCCAGTTGGATCACTCAGGCAGCAAAAACTCCTTCCATAAGATGGAGCCCGTGGTCTATGCTGACATTCGTAAAAACTGA